From Etheostoma spectabile isolate EspeVRDwgs_2016 chromosome 8, UIUC_Espe_1.0, whole genome shotgun sequence, a single genomic window includes:
- the myrf gene encoding myelin regulatory factor isoform X1 translates to MDVVDETEALQRFFEGHDIISSLEPANIDTSILEEYISKEDDSTDICFSEVHSTPGPNYSSPQAGVSSSGGLVCGVSPPIPLRQGAPPPGPPNCQNAYPPGPSLGLRHNYLCLGQQQQHQQQPQQQQAHIKPEHRGHYAPGTLPESPPDSSSEPYSPQQVNDPHMIRTMTPENMCHMTPTPPLPPHGHYPSMHRDMYLKPESMISQYPIGPATSGSGDMQQTQMLHQLLQHPQGQDSIPVHQAKKRKHSDSPNSTLNSQILTGIIKQEPGLMQDSDNSYLDPNYQCIKWQPHQQNKWTPLYDANCKELPMPTYRVDADKGFNFSLADDAFVCQKKNHFQVTVYVGMLGDPKYIKTSDGLQPIDCFYLKLNGVKVEAVNQSISVEQSQSDRSKRPFKPVMVTLPSEQVTKVTVGRLHFSETTANNMRKKGKPNPDQRYFMLVVALHAQSHSQSYTVAAQASERIIVRASNPGQFESDSEVLWQRGQLPDSVYHHGRVGINTDRPDEALVVHGNLKVMGSLVHPSDIRAKENVQEVNTTDNLKRISQMRLVHYQYKPEFAATVGIENTAETGVIAQEVQQILPEAVKEGGDVVCANGETIPNLLVVNKDLIFMENVGAVKELCKLTDNLETRIDELERWSRKLAKLRRLDSMKSTVSGSTVSQSGSYFSRTGSGPLRKKTVKPGSKNSAPDQGCISQRFMQGAILALVIVMAFSVISMSVLYVLTLHHRGDVTEKDGSRAALGSSRRSPYTPLSTTPAPSEWSN, encoded by the exons ATGGACGTGGTAGATGAAACAGAAGCGTTACAGAGATTTTTTGAAG GTCATGATATTATCAGTTCTCTGGAGCCAGCCAACATCGACACAAGTATCCTGGAAGAGTACATCAGCAAGGAGGACGATAGCACTGACAT cTGTTTCTCAGAGGTCCACAGCACCCCAGGACCAAATTACTCATCTCCCCAGGCAGGAGTGTCCTCCTCTGGggggttggtgtgtggtgtgagccCCCCTATTCCACTGCGCCAAGGAGCCCCTCCGCCTGGGCCTCCTAACTGTCAGAACGCCTACCCCCCAGGTCCATCCCTGGGCCTCCGACACAACTACCTCTGCCtgggacagcagcagcaacaccagcagcagccacaacAGCAGCAGGCTCACATCAAGCCAGAGCACAGGGGCCACTACGCTCCAGG gacactaCCTGAGTCCCCCCCAGACTCCAGCTCAGAGCCGTACTCTCCACAGCAGGTGAATG ATCCTCACATGATCCGGACCATGACACCAGAGAACATGTGTCACATGACTCCAACGCCACCCCTCCCACCACACGGGCactatcccagcatgcatcgGGACATGTACCTGAAGCCTGAGTCAATGATATCACAGTATCCCATTGGTCCAGCCACAAGCGGAAGTGGAGACATGCAGCAAACTCAGATGCTCCATCAGCTACTGCAGCATCCACAGGGGCAGGA CAGCATCCCTGTTCACCAGGCCAAGAAGAGGAAGCACTCTGACTCTCCCAACAGCACCCTCAATTCCCAAATCCTCACAGGTATCATCAAACAAGAACCAG GATTAATGCAGGATTCAGACAACTCCTACCTGGACCCAAACTATCAGTGCATTAAGTGGCAGCCTCACCAGCAGAACAAGTGGACACCACTGTATGACGCAAACTGCAAAGAGCT TCCAATGCCAACCTACCGTGTTGATGCTGACAAGGGCTTCAACTTCTCCTTGGCTGATGATGCTTTTGTTTGCCAGAAGAAGAATCATTTCCAGGTCACAGTATACGTAGGCATGCTGGGAGATCCCAAGTACATCAAGACAAGTGATGGCCTGCAGCCCATTGACTGTTTCTATCTCAAACTCAACGGCGTAAAG GTGGAGGCTGTCAATCAGTCTATCAGTGTGGAGCAGTCACAGTCTGACCGTAGCAAGAGACCTTTCAAGCCAGTGAT GGTTACCCTGCCCTCAGAGCAGGTCACAAAGGTCACAGTGGGGAGGCTCCACTTCAGCGAGACCACTGCAAATAACATGAGGAAGAAGGGCAAGCCAAACCCTGACCAGAG GTATTTTATGCTGGTGGTGGCGCTGCATGCTCAGTCCCACAGTCAGAGCTACACTGTGGCTGCCCAAGCATCCGAGAGGATCATCGTCAGG GCATCCAACCCAGGCCAGTTTGAAAGCGACAGCGAGGTGCTGTGGCAGCGTGGCCAACTGCCAGACTCAGTCTACCACCACGGGAGAGTCGGCATCAACACCGACCGGCCGGATGAAGCACTTGTTGTCCATGGCAACCTGAAGGTCATGGGCTCTCTGGTACACCCGTCTGACATCAGGGCCAAAGAAAATGTCCAGGAG gtCAACACCACAGACAATTTGAAACGGATTTCTCAGATGAGGCTTGTCCATTATCAATACAAGCCTGAGTTTGCTGCCACCGTGGGCATAGAGAACACTGCAGAGACTG GAGTGATCGCTCAAGAGGTTCAGCAAATCTTGCCTGAAGCAGTGAAGGAGGGCGGTGATGTGGTGTGCGCCAATGGAGAAACTATCCCCAACCTGTTAGTGGTCAACAAG GACCTTATCTTCATGGAGAACGTGGGAGCGGTGAAGGAGCTGTGTAAGCTCACAGACAACCTGGAGACTCGTATAGATGAACTGGAGCGCTGGAGCCGAAAACTGGCCAAGCTACGTCGTCTTGACAGCATGAAGAGCACCGTGAGTGGAAGTACTGTCAG CCAATCAGGGAGTTATTTCAGCAGAACAGGAAGTGGCCCACTCAGGAAGAAGACAGTCAAACCTGGGAGCAAG AATTCGGCTCCAGATCAAGGCTGCATCAGCCAGAGGTTCATGCAGGGAGCCATTCTGGCTCTGGTCATTGTCATGGCCTTCAG TGTCATTTCCATGTCCGTCCTTTATGTGTTAACTCTTCACCATAGAGGAGACGTCACAGAGAAAGATGG GTCCAGAGCTGCACTGGGATCCTCACGTAGGAGTCCATATACCCCACTGTCCACCACCCCTGCACCAAGTGAGTGGAGTAACTGA
- the tmem138 gene encoding transmembrane protein 138, whose product MLQTSNYSLVLLIQLTLLAYDLFVNSFSELLRAAPVIQLVLFIIQDIAILFNVIIILLMMFNTYVFQVGLLSLLLERFRALLILSGLYLTLSICFHCWVLNLRWLESNNFVWTDGLQALFVFQRTVAVLYYYLYKRTAEYMGDPRLYEDSLWLRDAFARCRQ is encoded by the exons ATGCTCCAGACTAGTAACTACTCCCTGGTGCTGCTGATCCAGCTGACACTGTTGGCCTATGACCTCTTCGTCAACTCCTTCAGTGAACTCCTGAGGGCAGCGCCTGTCATCCAACTAGTGCTTTTCAT CATCCAGGACATTGCCATCTTGTTCAACGTGATCATCATTCTGCTGATGATGTTCAACACCTACGTGTTCCAGGTTGGCCTGCTGTCCCTTCTGCTGGAGAGGTTCAGGGCTCTGCTGATATTGTCTGGTCTTTACCTGACGCTCAGCATCTGCTTCCACTGCTGGGTGTTG aACCTTAGATGGCTTGAGTCCAACAATTTTGTTTGGACTGATGGTCTTCAagctctttttgttttccagagAACAG TGGCAGTGTTGTATTACTACTTATACAAACGAACAGCAGAGTATATGGGAGACCCAAGGCTGTATGAGGACTCTCTGTGGCTGCGGGATGCCTTTGCCAGATGTCGTCAGTGA
- the tmem258 gene encoding dolichyl-diphosphooligosaccharide--protein glycosyltransferase subunit TMEM258, giving the protein MELEAMTRYTSPVNPAVFPHLTVVLLAIGMFFTAWFFVYEVTSTKYTRDVYKELLISLVASLFMGFGVLFLLLWVGIYV; this is encoded by the exons ATG GAGCTCGAGGCTATGACCAGATACACCAGCCCGGTGAACCCGGCTGTGTTCCCACACCTCACTGTCGTCCTGCTGGCCATCGGCATGTTCTTCACTGCCTGGTTCTTCGT CTATGAGGTGACATCAACTAAATACACCCGGGACGTCTACAAAGAGCTGCTGATCTCCCTCGtggcttcacttttcatgggctTCGGTGTGCTGTTCTTATTACTCTGGGTTGGCATCTATGTATGA
- the tmem216 gene encoding transmembrane protein 216 produces MAMHRPGRSANVSVLSSVTFQLLLKLTAVYFVFYFLFTLGLIIRKSLVLPYPVDALVYDVCLLLLLAVLDFLHFFCGVKGNLTESEHYILANLIVTGTTILLTIYFLVWQTYVMRADVIISSVLLVAYGLDGVLALSTLARLASVYS; encoded by the exons ATGGCGATGCACAGACCTG GAAGATCAGCTAACGTCAGTGTT CTGTCATCTGTTACTTTCCAGTTGCTGCTGAAACTGACAGCAGTCTACTTTGTCTTCTATTTCCTGTTCACTCTCGGCTTGATCATCAGAAAGA GCCTGGTGCTGCCTTATCCTGTTGATGCTCTGGTCTAtgatgtctgtctgctgttgctCCTGGCTGTTTTGGATTTCCTCCATTTTTTCTGTG GTGTGAAGGGCAACCTGACGGAGAGTGAGCACTATATTCTGGCTAACCTCATTGTGACAGGGACAACTATCCTGCTGACGATCTACTTCCTAGTGTGGCAGACGTACGTGATGAGGGCAGATGTAATCATTAGCAGTGTCTTACTCGTTGCCTACGGCTTAGATGGAGTCCTGGCTCTCAGCACTCTAGCCCGACTGGCCAG TGTCTATTCATGA
- the myrf gene encoding myelin regulatory factor isoform X2, which produces MDVVDETEALQRFFEGHDIISSLEPANIDTSILEEYISKEDDSTDICFSEVHSTPGPNYSSPQAGVSSSGGLVCGVSPPIPLRQGAPPPGPPNCQNAYPPGPSLGLRHNYLCLGQQQQHQQQPQQQQAHIKPEHRGHYAPGTLPESPPDSSSEPYSPQQVNDPHMIRTMTPENMCHMTPTPPLPPHGHYPSMHRDMYLKPESMISQYPIGPATSGSGDMQQTQMLHQLLQHPQGQDSIPVHQAKKRKHSDSPNSTLNSQILTGIIKQEPGLMQDSDNSYLDPNYQCIKWQPHQQNKWTPLYDANCKELPMPTYRVDADKGFNFSLADDAFVCQKKNHFQVTVYVGMLGDPKYIKTSDGLQPIDCFYLKLNGVKVEAVNQSISVEQSQSDRSKRPFKPVMVTLPSEQVTKVTVGRLHFSETTANNMRKKGKPNPDQRYFMLVVALHAQSHSQSYTVAAQASERIIVRVTSGHASNPGQFESDSEVLWQRGQLPDSVYHHGRVGINTDRPDEALVVHGNLKVMGSLVHPSDIRAKENVQEVNTTDNLKRISQMRLVHYQYKPEFAATVGIENTAETGVIAQEVQQILPEAVKEGGDVVCANGETIPNLLVVNKDLIFMENVGAVKELCKLTDNLETRIDELERWSRKLAKLRRLDSMKSTVSGSTVSQSGSYFSRTGSGPLRKKTVKPGSKNSAPDQGCISQRFMQGAILALVIVMAFSVISMSVLYVLTLHHRGDVTEKDGYAPPCVFYISWMPIFTATVTFCPPVCPWSRAALGSSRRSPYTPLSTTPAPSDLCSTTAISNQSAIDLILNNNQSTPDLGSLVPTPGTMIKKAKSRPMDKDGRNRNRLSHTSAPLYFAKAKRPAPTDLDGVGATNRLPPGQPSVPRRQRSLHTKGGKSAPSLTSLHIVETNQEITTQSCATPESCSYTVSLHGKRNSSISQITLHMTSTNSVWVRQCGATKGRLCPNHTETELYGGQSTSTKGTHHLWSVSMLSFQDITYHFRVSLSSETRCATGDTSSYSDYHFIFQSSCV; this is translated from the exons ATGGACGTGGTAGATGAAACAGAAGCGTTACAGAGATTTTTTGAAG GTCATGATATTATCAGTTCTCTGGAGCCAGCCAACATCGACACAAGTATCCTGGAAGAGTACATCAGCAAGGAGGACGATAGCACTGACAT cTGTTTCTCAGAGGTCCACAGCACCCCAGGACCAAATTACTCATCTCCCCAGGCAGGAGTGTCCTCCTCTGGggggttggtgtgtggtgtgagccCCCCTATTCCACTGCGCCAAGGAGCCCCTCCGCCTGGGCCTCCTAACTGTCAGAACGCCTACCCCCCAGGTCCATCCCTGGGCCTCCGACACAACTACCTCTGCCtgggacagcagcagcaacaccagcagcagccacaacAGCAGCAGGCTCACATCAAGCCAGAGCACAGGGGCCACTACGCTCCAGG gacactaCCTGAGTCCCCCCCAGACTCCAGCTCAGAGCCGTACTCTCCACAGCAGGTGAATG ATCCTCACATGATCCGGACCATGACACCAGAGAACATGTGTCACATGACTCCAACGCCACCCCTCCCACCACACGGGCactatcccagcatgcatcgGGACATGTACCTGAAGCCTGAGTCAATGATATCACAGTATCCCATTGGTCCAGCCACAAGCGGAAGTGGAGACATGCAGCAAACTCAGATGCTCCATCAGCTACTGCAGCATCCACAGGGGCAGGA CAGCATCCCTGTTCACCAGGCCAAGAAGAGGAAGCACTCTGACTCTCCCAACAGCACCCTCAATTCCCAAATCCTCACAGGTATCATCAAACAAGAACCAG GATTAATGCAGGATTCAGACAACTCCTACCTGGACCCAAACTATCAGTGCATTAAGTGGCAGCCTCACCAGCAGAACAAGTGGACACCACTGTATGACGCAAACTGCAAAGAGCT TCCAATGCCAACCTACCGTGTTGATGCTGACAAGGGCTTCAACTTCTCCTTGGCTGATGATGCTTTTGTTTGCCAGAAGAAGAATCATTTCCAGGTCACAGTATACGTAGGCATGCTGGGAGATCCCAAGTACATCAAGACAAGTGATGGCCTGCAGCCCATTGACTGTTTCTATCTCAAACTCAACGGCGTAAAG GTGGAGGCTGTCAATCAGTCTATCAGTGTGGAGCAGTCACAGTCTGACCGTAGCAAGAGACCTTTCAAGCCAGTGAT GGTTACCCTGCCCTCAGAGCAGGTCACAAAGGTCACAGTGGGGAGGCTCCACTTCAGCGAGACCACTGCAAATAACATGAGGAAGAAGGGCAAGCCAAACCCTGACCAGAG GTATTTTATGCTGGTGGTGGCGCTGCATGCTCAGTCCCACAGTCAGAGCTACACTGTGGCTGCCCAAGCATCCGAGAGGATCATCGTCAGGGTAACGTCTGGCCAT GCATCCAACCCAGGCCAGTTTGAAAGCGACAGCGAGGTGCTGTGGCAGCGTGGCCAACTGCCAGACTCAGTCTACCACCACGGGAGAGTCGGCATCAACACCGACCGGCCGGATGAAGCACTTGTTGTCCATGGCAACCTGAAGGTCATGGGCTCTCTGGTACACCCGTCTGACATCAGGGCCAAAGAAAATGTCCAGGAG gtCAACACCACAGACAATTTGAAACGGATTTCTCAGATGAGGCTTGTCCATTATCAATACAAGCCTGAGTTTGCTGCCACCGTGGGCATAGAGAACACTGCAGAGACTG GAGTGATCGCTCAAGAGGTTCAGCAAATCTTGCCTGAAGCAGTGAAGGAGGGCGGTGATGTGGTGTGCGCCAATGGAGAAACTATCCCCAACCTGTTAGTGGTCAACAAG GACCTTATCTTCATGGAGAACGTGGGAGCGGTGAAGGAGCTGTGTAAGCTCACAGACAACCTGGAGACTCGTATAGATGAACTGGAGCGCTGGAGCCGAAAACTGGCCAAGCTACGTCGTCTTGACAGCATGAAGAGCACCGTGAGTGGAAGTACTGTCAG CCAATCAGGGAGTTATTTCAGCAGAACAGGAAGTGGCCCACTCAGGAAGAAGACAGTCAAACCTGGGAGCAAG AATTCGGCTCCAGATCAAGGCTGCATCAGCCAGAGGTTCATGCAGGGAGCCATTCTGGCTCTGGTCATTGTCATGGCCTTCAG TGTCATTTCCATGTCCGTCCTTTATGTGTTAACTCTTCACCATAGAGGAGACGTCACAGAGAAAGATGG CTATGCTCCTCCCTGTGTTTTCTACATCTCTTGGATGCCCATCTTCACTGCCACAGTAACTTTCTGTCCACCTGTCTGCCCATG GTCCAGAGCTGCACTGGGATCCTCACGTAGGAGTCCATATACCCCACTGTCCACCACCCCTGCACCAAGTGA CTTGTGTTCAACTACAGCCATAAGCAACCAATCAGCTATAGATTTGATATTGAATAACAACCAATCCACACCAG ATTTAGGCAGCCTGGTTCCCACACCAGGAACTATGATCAAAAAGGCCAAGTCCAGACCAATGGACAAGGATGGCCGCAATAGAAACCGTCTGAGTCACACCTCAGCACCTTTGTACTTTGCCAAGGCTAAAAGGCCTGCACCTACAGACCTGGACGGAGTGGGAGCTACCAACCGTCTGCCCCCAGGTCAGCCGTCAGTGCCACGCAGACAACGCAGCCTACACACAAAGG GAGGAAAGTCAGCTCCCTCTCTGACTAGTCTACATATCGTGGAGACAAACCAAGAGATCACAACACAAAGTTGTGCAACACCAGAAAGCTGCAG CTATACGGTATCACTCCATGGAAAAAGAAATTCCTCCATCTCACAAATCACTTTGCACATGAC GTCCACGAACAGTGTGTGGGTACGACAATGTGGAGCCACCAAGGGACGTTTATGCCCCaaccacacagagacagaactCTATGGGGGACAGAGTACATCAACAAAG GGGACTCATCACCTTTGGTCAGTGTCCATGCTGTCCTTccaggacatcacctatcactTCCGTGTCTCCCTGTCT AGTGAGACGAGATGTGCCACAGGAGACACCTCATCATACTCTGACTACCATTTTATCTTTCAAAGCAGCTGTGTGTGA